In Pyxidicoccus trucidator, a genomic segment contains:
- a CDS encoding cytochrome c family protein, which produces MHALLLLTCSLLATAPDPRFPLGTARMEPGPAPHGLPDWNLQRCEECHSAQVESWRHSGHASARTDDVFQVAITEDRPAWCVQCHAPLARNLERGPLPPDSPAEERGVTCAGCHAALGEARATPGMPCAGCHQFGFPVLDGGGQRVRLSSTQWQQDTVGEWKRWREQSGDTRDCVSCHMPRGDHGLGGTRRTESLKASLVVEQARGALVVSTRDVGHAWPTGDVMRWASVEVSNEPLFESPRTVATFGRRLEMRAWPGEPLPHLGAVEDTRLLPGKPRRVPVPASARYARIVYHLVSREQEDSGLYPAGLSRLVLWAAPLQPRPPSKEHTP; this is translated from the coding sequence GTGCACGCCCTCCTGCTCCTCACCTGCTCGCTGCTGGCCACCGCGCCCGACCCGCGCTTCCCGCTGGGCACCGCGAGGATGGAGCCGGGCCCCGCGCCGCACGGGCTGCCCGACTGGAACCTCCAGCGCTGCGAGGAGTGCCACTCCGCCCAGGTGGAGTCCTGGCGCCACAGCGGCCACGCGAGCGCGCGCACCGACGACGTCTTCCAGGTCGCCATCACCGAGGACCGTCCCGCCTGGTGCGTCCAGTGCCACGCGCCGCTCGCGCGCAACCTGGAGCGAGGTCCCCTCCCGCCCGACAGCCCCGCCGAGGAGCGCGGAGTCACCTGCGCGGGCTGCCACGCGGCACTCGGTGAGGCCAGGGCCACACCCGGAATGCCCTGCGCGGGCTGCCACCAGTTCGGCTTCCCGGTGCTGGACGGAGGCGGCCAGCGGGTGCGCCTGTCCTCCACCCAGTGGCAGCAGGACACGGTGGGCGAGTGGAAGCGCTGGCGCGAGCAGTCCGGAGACACCCGTGACTGTGTGAGCTGCCACATGCCCCGCGGAGACCACGGCCTCGGGGGCACGCGGCGCACCGAGTCGCTCAAGGCCTCGCTCGTGGTGGAGCAGGCGCGGGGCGCACTCGTCGTCTCCACGCGCGACGTGGGCCACGCCTGGCCCACGGGTGACGTCATGCGCTGGGCCAGCGTGGAAGTCTCGAACGAGCCCCTGTTCGAGTCCCCCCGCACGGTGGCCACCTTCGGCCGCCGGCTGGAGATGCGCGCCTGGCCGGGCGAGCCGCTGCCGCACCTGGGCGCGGTGGAGGACACGCGCCTGTTGCCCGGCAAGCCGCGCCGGGTGCCCGTGCCCGCGAGCGCCCGCTACGCCCGCATCGTCTATCACCTCGTGTCCCGGGAGCAGGAGGACTCGGGGCTCTATCCCGCGGGGCTGTCGCGGCTGGTGCTGTGGGCCGCGCCGCTGCAACCCCGCCCGCCGTCGAAGGAGCACACGCCATGA
- a CDS encoding zinc-dependent alcohol dehydrogenase family protein, whose amino-acid sequence MKAYEIRDGFGLDKLVSCERPDPTPGPFQVRVRVKATSLNQRDLMMVEGRYNPRQKLPLVPNSDGAGVVDAVGPGVTRVKPGDRVMGLFSQAWLAGEPSRAAQTSTLGGPLDGALADTMVLHEDGVVPTPAHLSDEEAATLPCAALTAWSALVTYGALKAGDTVLVQGTGGVSIFGLQIARMLGARVILTSSRDDKLEKARALGAHEVINYVTTPDWDKAARALTGGVGVDHVVEVGGAGTFEKSLRAVRVGGTVSVIGVLSGGAGNMPLTPILMQNLRVQGILVGHRQGFEAMNRALTLHGVRPVVDRVFPFAEARAAFEYLKSGAHFGKVVIRVG is encoded by the coding sequence ATGAAGGCCTACGAGATTCGAGACGGATTCGGGCTGGACAAGCTGGTGTCCTGCGAGCGGCCAGACCCCACGCCGGGTCCCTTCCAGGTGCGGGTGCGGGTGAAGGCCACGAGCCTCAACCAGCGCGACCTGATGATGGTGGAGGGACGCTACAACCCCCGGCAGAAGCTGCCGCTCGTTCCCAACTCGGACGGAGCGGGTGTGGTGGACGCGGTGGGGCCGGGCGTCACCCGCGTGAAGCCCGGCGACCGGGTGATGGGCCTCTTCTCGCAGGCGTGGCTCGCCGGAGAGCCGAGCCGGGCCGCGCAGACGAGCACGCTCGGCGGGCCGCTGGATGGCGCGCTCGCGGATACGATGGTGCTCCACGAGGACGGCGTGGTGCCCACGCCCGCGCACCTGTCCGACGAGGAGGCCGCGACGCTGCCGTGCGCGGCCCTCACGGCGTGGAGCGCGCTCGTCACCTACGGGGCGCTCAAGGCGGGGGACACGGTGCTGGTGCAGGGCACTGGCGGTGTCTCCATCTTCGGCTTGCAGATAGCCCGGATGCTGGGGGCGCGCGTCATCCTCACGTCCAGCCGCGACGACAAGCTGGAGAAGGCCCGCGCGCTGGGAGCGCACGAGGTCATCAACTACGTGACGACGCCGGACTGGGACAAGGCGGCGCGCGCGCTGACGGGCGGCGTGGGGGTGGACCACGTCGTGGAGGTGGGTGGGGCGGGGACGTTCGAGAAGTCACTGCGCGCGGTGCGCGTCGGCGGCACGGTGTCCGTCATCGGCGTGCTCAGCGGCGGCGCGGGGAACATGCCGCTCACGCCCATCCTGATGCAGAACCTGCGGGTGCAGGGCATCCTGGTGGGGCACCGTCAGGGGTTCGAGGCGATGAACCGCGCGCTGACGCTGCATGGCGTCCGCCCCGTGGTGGACCGCGTGTTCCCCTTCGCCGAGGCGCGCGCCGCCTTCGAGTACCTCAAGAGCGGTGCGCACTTCGGGAAGGTGGTCATCCGGGTGGGGTGA
- a CDS encoding AAA family ATPase has product MLPALRRLPEVYPLIDQRNYFVLHAPRQVGKTTALRSLAQQLTASGRYAALHFSCEAGEVAGDDVAEAQRALLAHIRRSAELYLPTELHPPPFPAEADTVLLGAALSSWARVCPRPLVLFFDEIDALRGQGLLTVLRQLRAGFHDRPGGFPSSVVLCGLRDVRDYKIASGDREHLGTSSPFNIKVESLTLRNFTRDEVAELYQQHTDDTGQPFLQEAVDRAFYWTQGQPWLVNALARQMVEQLVPDRTQGLTSAHVDAAKEILLKRQDTHLDSLAERLREPRVRRMLAGLALGDVPQDDLRFVQELGLVRMGSTGGRAGAARQISGGAGARHRLAGHLRPARRAAPIAERTLATRARTPAGREVSVVRA; this is encoded by the coding sequence ATGCTGCCGGCTTTGCGCCGTCTCCCTGAGGTCTACCCGCTTATCGACCAGAGGAACTACTTCGTCTTGCATGCGCCAAGGCAGGTAGGCAAGACGACGGCACTTCGGTCTCTGGCTCAGCAGCTCACCGCGTCAGGCAGGTATGCCGCCCTTCACTTCTCGTGCGAAGCGGGTGAGGTGGCTGGCGATGATGTTGCCGAGGCTCAGCGAGCCCTCCTGGCCCATATCCGTCGCAGTGCTGAACTCTATCTTCCCACGGAGCTGCACCCGCCACCTTTCCCGGCGGAGGCCGATACGGTGCTTCTGGGGGCTGCTCTGTCCAGTTGGGCTCGCGTATGCCCCCGGCCCCTGGTGCTCTTCTTCGATGAAATCGACGCCCTGCGCGGACAGGGGCTGCTCACCGTGCTGCGTCAGCTCCGTGCGGGTTTCCACGACAGACCCGGTGGCTTTCCTTCCTCCGTCGTCCTGTGCGGCCTGCGTGACGTGCGGGACTACAAGATCGCCTCGGGGGACAGGGAGCACCTGGGCACGTCCAGTCCCTTCAACATCAAGGTGGAGTCGCTCACCCTGCGCAACTTCACGCGCGATGAGGTGGCAGAGCTTTACCAGCAGCACACGGACGACACCGGCCAGCCCTTCCTCCAGGAGGCGGTGGACCGCGCCTTCTACTGGACTCAGGGCCAGCCCTGGCTGGTGAATGCCCTGGCCCGGCAGATGGTGGAACAGCTCGTGCCGGACCGGACGCAGGGCCTGACCTCGGCGCATGTGGACGCGGCGAAGGAGATTCTCCTCAAGCGTCAAGACACGCATCTGGACAGTCTCGCGGAGCGCCTGCGCGAGCCTCGCGTGCGGCGCATGCTCGCGGGCCTCGCGCTGGGCGACGTGCCTCAGGACGACCTTCGTTTCGTCCAGGAGCTGGGACTCGTGCGAATGGGCTCCACTGGAGGAAGGGCTGGCGCAGCTCGACAGATATCTGGCGGGGCTGGGGCTCGACACCGGCTGGCTGGTCATCTTCGACCGGCGCGGCGGGCAGCCCCCATTGCCGAGCGCACCCTTGCGACCCGCGCGCGAACGCCCGCGGGCCGCGAGGTCTCCGTCGTGCGTGCCTGA